The Colletes latitarsis isolate SP2378_abdomen chromosome 14, iyColLati1, whole genome shotgun sequence genome has a segment encoding these proteins:
- the Nd-23 gene encoding NADH dehydrogenase (ubiquinone) 23 kDa subunit, with amino-acid sequence MTSLKVMQPGLKLLQSTTKILNVPSFRTKYYYVNKDEDGEKTWKDIADSTVQKAFFLEIMRGMGITLSHLFREPATINYPFEKGPLSPRFRGEHALRRYPSGEERCIACKLCEAICPAQAITIEAEERADGSRRTTRYDIDMTKCIYCGFCQEACPVDAIVEGPNFEFSTETHEELLYNKEKLLNNGDKWETEIASNIHADHLYR; translated from the exons ATGACATCTCTTAAAGTTATGCAACCag GTTTAAAACTATTACAATCGACTACAAAGATTTTAAATGTACCTTCATTTCGAACCAAATATTATTATGTTAACAAAGATGAGGATGGTGAAAAAACTTGGAAAGATATTGCTGATTCCACAGTACAGAAggcatttttcttagaaattatgCGTGGAATGGGGATTACATTGTCACACTTATTTAGAGAACCAGCAACGATAAACTATCCATTTGAAAAAGGTCCTTTAAGTCCACGATTTAGAGGAGAACATGCATTGAGAAG ATACCCTTCAGGAGAGGAAAGATGTATTGCATGTAAATTATGTGAAGCAATTTGTCCGGCACAAGCTATTACTATTGAAGCAGAAGAAAGAGCTGATGGTTCTAGACGAACAACAAGATATGATATAGATATGACCAAATGTATTTATTGCGGTTTTTGTCAAGAAGCTTGTCCAGTTGATGCAATTGTAGAG ggtccaaattttgaattttctaCAGAAACACACGAAGAATTGTTATACAATAAAGAAAAACTTTTAAACAATGGAGACAAGTGGGAAACTGAAATTGCTAGTAACATTCATGCTGATCATTTATAtcgttaa